The proteins below come from a single Larimichthys crocea isolate SSNF chromosome XIV, L_crocea_2.0, whole genome shotgun sequence genomic window:
- the LOC113747662 gene encoding uncharacterized protein LOC113747662 yields MEFKPRTFPNISNHLGVFLMLTSGALAGYVLSNLALGKEAVQSSEGDSVLTAHRAVDGNRDPAYDKLSCTLTKIESDPWWRVDLQSVYKIQAVTITNREGLAYRLNGAEIWIANTTEFNDTKKIRCATISSIPSGRTVYFPCNHREARYVTVFLPGNDKVLSLCEVEVFRTNHAYPLPNVALKGEATQSSVLSFATAAKAIDGKRNSFYGNGFCSHTAEDKTNPWWKVDLLETYIVTYIKITNRGDCCAERLDGAEIRVGDSEGNNGTDNPRCATISHISAGKTFTYYCDVGMLGRFVTIFIPGEKKTLTLCEVEVYASPTVKPQPNVALRKNTGQSSLNTTYPIGRPSNAVSGCRDGYLDGCCMETLYQYSPWWRVDLSAFHKVHAVTIINRQDCCADGLYRAQIRIGNSGRISLNPWCGTIYQSTRMITFHCAEMIGRYVDVIITGYSRVLTMCEVEVYASPYVVPAPLPIPAPPPPPSPPPPPPSVSLSLGNRNVTLVGKKLCWSDALLYCRRNHWDLLSIHSLEEQMEVEWLLSNSSFPLTDYLWLGLRRYSTPMKTF; encoded by the exons ATGGAGTTTAAACCAAGGACTTTCCCTAACATTTCTAACCACTTAGGCGTTTTCCTCATGCTGACATCTGGAGCACTGGCAg GTTATGTTCTCAGTAACTTGGCACTGGGAAAAGAAGCTGTCCAGTCTTCAGAAGGTGACAGCGTACTTACTGCTCATAGGGCAGTTGATGGGAACAGAGACCCGGCATATGATAAGCTGTCCTGTACCTTGACCAAAATAGAGTCTGATCCCTGGTGGAGAGTAGACTTGCAGAGTGTGTACAAAATTCAGGCTGTAACAATAACTAACAGAGAGGGTTTGGCATACAGGCTGAATGGTGCCGAAATCTGGATTGCAAACACGACAGAATTCAATGACACCAAAAAGATCAG GTGTGCAACAATTTCTAGTATCCCGAGCGGGCGCACAGTCTACTTTCCGTGTAACCATAGGGAGGCCCGTTACGTCACTGTGTTTCTCCCAGGAAACGATAAAGTTCTAAGTCTCTGCGAAGTTGAGGTGTTCAGAACAAACCATG caTACCCTTTACCCAACGTGGCACTGAAAGGAGAGGCCACCCAGTCATCGGTGCTCTCTTTTGCCACTGCCGCCAAAGCCATCGATGGGAAACGGAACTCATTCTACGGCAACGGGTTCTGCAGCCACACTGCCGAGGACAAGACCAACCCCTGGTGGAAGGTGGACCTGCTAGAAACATATATAGTCACATATATCAAAATCACCAATAGAGGAGACTGCTGTGCTGAGAGACTGGATGGAGCGGAGATCCGAGTAGGGGACTCAGAGGGGAACAATGGAACGGATAACCCCAG GTGTGCTACCATCTCCCACATCAGTGCAGGGAAAACCTTCACATACTACTGTGATGTAGGCATGCTGGGTCGCTTTGTGACCATATTTATCCCTGGAGAGAAGAAGACTCTCACCCTGTGCGAGGTGGAAGTGTATGCATCCCCAACAG tGAAACCTCAACCAAACGTGGCCCTCAGGAAAAATACAGGACAGTCATCGCTTAATACGACTTATCCAATTGGGCGGCCTTCTAATGCTGTCAGCGGGTGTAGAGATGGATACCTGGATGGATGCTGTATGGAAACGTTGTATCAGTATAGTCCATGGTGGAGAGTAGACTTGTCAGCTTTTCACAAGGTTCATGCTGTCACCATCATCAACAGACAAGACTGCTGTGCTGACGGCCTTTATAGGGCACAGATCAGGATTGGGAACTCAGGCAGAATTTCTTTAAACCCCTG GTGTGGTACTATCTATCAGTCAACACGTATGATAACCTTCCACTGTGCCGAAATGATAGGTCGCTACGTCGATGTGATCATAACGGGATATTCCAGGGTTTTGACAATGTGTGAAGTGGAAGTGTATGCTTCACCGTATG TTGTCCCTGCTCCTTTGCCcatccctgctcctcctcctcctccatctcctcctccacctccaccgtcTGTGAGCCTATCACTGGGTAACAGGAACGTCACGCTGGTGGGAAAGAAGCTTTGCTGGAGCGATGCTCTGTTGTACTGTAGACGAAACCACTGGGACCTGCTGAGCATCCACAGCCTGGAAGAGCAAATGGAGGTGGAGTGGCTGCTGAGCAACAGCTCCTTCCCCCTCACAGACTATCTCTGGCTGGGATTGCGCAGGTACTCTACGCCGATGAAGACATTTTAG